One Cedecea neteri DNA segment encodes these proteins:
- a CDS encoding UxaA family hydrolase, whose amino-acid sequence MRYIRIHALDNVAVALVDLPEGEEVGTPPEAIRLRQPVARGHKFALQAISEGANVVKYGLPIGHTLCHVAAGEHLHSHNLRTNLNDVDEYRYQPEVVPAARPFGDREVNIYRRSNGAVGIRNELWILPTVGCVNGMARQMLSRFLQETNNAPDIDGAWLFSHQFGCSQLGDDHLNTRTMLQNMVHHPNAGAVLVVGLGCENNQISAFRETLGEYDSERVHFMALQQQDDEVEAGLEHLHALYEVMRHDRREPGKLSELKFGLECGGSDGLSGITANPMLGRFSDYMVANGGTTVLTEVPEMFGAERLLMSHCRDEATFEKTVAMVNDFKRYFIEHQQPIYENPSPGNKAGGITTLEEKSLGCTQKAGESQVVDVLRYGERLKQAGLNLLSAPGNDAVATSALAGAGCHMVLFSTGRGTPYGGFVPTLKIATNSELAAKKPHWIDFDAGRLLHGSTMPELLAQFIETIVEKVNGAPTCNEKNDFRELALFKSGVTL is encoded by the coding sequence ATGCGATATATCAGGATCCATGCGCTGGATAACGTTGCTGTCGCGCTGGTGGACCTGCCGGAAGGCGAAGAGGTAGGCACTCCGCCAGAAGCTATCAGGCTACGCCAGCCGGTCGCACGCGGACACAAGTTTGCGCTCCAGGCGATTTCCGAAGGCGCAAACGTCGTGAAGTATGGCTTGCCCATTGGCCACACGCTTTGCCATGTTGCCGCAGGTGAACATCTTCATTCCCATAACCTGCGCACCAACCTTAATGACGTCGATGAATACCGTTATCAGCCGGAAGTCGTGCCAGCGGCGAGGCCTTTTGGCGACCGGGAAGTCAACATCTATCGCCGCAGCAACGGCGCGGTCGGCATTCGTAACGAGTTATGGATCCTGCCGACCGTTGGCTGCGTGAACGGCATGGCTCGCCAGATGTTGAGCCGCTTCCTGCAGGAAACCAATAACGCCCCGGATATCGACGGCGCCTGGCTGTTCAGCCACCAGTTTGGCTGTTCCCAACTGGGGGACGACCATCTCAACACCCGCACCATGCTGCAAAATATGGTGCATCACCCGAACGCGGGCGCGGTGCTGGTGGTGGGGCTGGGCTGTGAGAACAATCAGATCAGCGCATTCCGAGAAACCTTAGGGGAGTACGACTCCGAACGCGTCCATTTCATGGCGCTTCAGCAGCAGGACGATGAGGTTGAAGCCGGGCTTGAGCATCTCCACGCCTTGTATGAAGTCATGCGCCACGACAGGCGCGAGCCGGGCAAACTGAGCGAGCTGAAATTCGGACTGGAATGCGGCGGCTCGGACGGCCTCTCCGGTATTACCGCCAACCCGATGCTGGGCCGATTCTCTGACTATATGGTGGCGAACGGCGGTACCACGGTGCTGACGGAAGTGCCGGAAATGTTCGGCGCGGAGCGGCTGCTGATGAGCCATTGCCGGGATGAAGCCACGTTTGAAAAAACGGTAGCGATGGTTAACGACTTCAAACGCTACTTCATCGAACACCAGCAGCCCATCTACGAGAATCCGTCGCCGGGGAATAAAGCGGGCGGGATCACCACGCTTGAGGAGAAATCCCTCGGCTGTACGCAAAAAGCCGGTGAAAGCCAGGTGGTTGATGTCCTTCGCTACGGCGAAAGGCTAAAACAGGCCGGTTTAAACCTGCTGAGTGCGCCCGGCAACGATGCGGTCGCCACCAGCGCGCTGGCTGGAGCTGGCTGCCATATGGTGCTGTTCAGCACCGGGCGAGGGACGCCGTATGGTGGCTTTGTGCCGACGCTAAAAATTGCTACCAATAGCGAGTTAGCCGCGAAGAAACCACACTGGATAGACTTTGACGCGGGCAGGCTGCTGCATGGCAGCACGATGCCCGAGCTGCTGGCGCAGTTTATTGAGACGATCGTTGAGAAAGTGAACGGCGCGCCAACCTGCAACGAGAAAAATGATTTTCGCGAGCTGGCGCTATTTAAAAGCGGCGTCACATTATGA
- the sstT gene encoding serine/threonine transporter SstT, with product MSSQASGLLQRFARGSLVKQILVGLVLGILLALVSKPAAIATGLLGTLFVGALKAVAPVLVLTLVIASIANHQHGQKTNIRPILVLYLLGTFSAALTAVVVSFMFPSTLHLTSSATDISPPSGIVEVIHGLLMSVIANPIHALLNANYIGILVWAVGLGFALRHGNETTKNLVNDLSDAVTFIVKVVIRFAPIGIFGLVASTLATTGFSTLWSYAQLLLVLLGCMFGVALIINPLLVFITTRRNPYPLVLACLRESGVTAFFTRSSAANIPVNMSMCQKMNLDRDTYSVSIPLGATINMAGAAITITVLTLAAVHTLGVPVDLPTALLLSVVASLCACGASGVAGGSLLLIPLACGMFGIPNEIAMQVVAVGFIIGVLQDSCETALNSSTEVIFTAAVCQAEDARLAKADLLRG from the coding sequence ATGAGTTCGCAAGCTTCTGGACTACTGCAGCGCTTTGCCCGCGGCAGCCTCGTAAAACAAATCCTCGTTGGCCTGGTGCTGGGCATTCTGCTCGCGCTGGTCTCAAAACCTGCCGCTATCGCAACCGGCCTGCTCGGCACACTGTTCGTCGGTGCGCTGAAAGCCGTGGCGCCGGTGCTGGTGCTCACGTTGGTAATAGCCTCTATTGCTAACCACCAGCACGGCCAAAAAACCAATATTCGCCCTATCCTGGTACTCTATCTGCTGGGGACTTTCTCCGCCGCGCTGACCGCGGTCGTCGTGAGTTTTATGTTCCCTTCCACACTCCACCTGACCAGCAGCGCCACGGATATTTCGCCACCGTCCGGGATCGTTGAGGTGATTCATGGTTTACTGATGAGCGTGATCGCCAACCCGATACACGCCCTGCTGAACGCTAACTACATCGGTATTCTGGTGTGGGCAGTAGGCCTCGGCTTTGCGCTGCGCCACGGGAACGAAACCACTAAAAACCTGGTGAATGACCTGTCTGACGCGGTGACCTTTATCGTGAAGGTAGTGATCCGATTCGCCCCTATCGGGATCTTTGGCCTGGTCGCCTCCACGCTTGCCACCACCGGCTTCTCTACGCTCTGGAGCTATGCCCAGCTGCTGCTGGTGCTGCTGGGCTGTATGTTCGGCGTGGCGCTGATCATCAACCCGCTGCTGGTGTTTATTACCACTCGCCGTAACCCCTATCCGCTGGTGCTGGCCTGCCTGCGCGAAAGCGGCGTGACCGCATTCTTTACCCGCAGCTCCGCGGCGAATATTCCGGTTAACATGAGCATGTGCCAGAAGATGAACCTGGATCGCGATACTTATTCGGTGTCGATTCCGCTGGGGGCAACGATCAATATGGCTGGGGCGGCCATCACCATTACGGTGCTGACGCTGGCGGCCGTTCATACCCTGGGCGTGCCGGTGGATCTGCCGACTGCGTTGCTGCTGAGCGTGGTGGCTTCACTTTGCGCCTGTGGGGCTTCGGGCGTGGCGGGCGGTTCGCTGCTGTTGATCCCACTGGCCTGCGGCATGTTCGGCATACCGAACGAGATTGCCATGCAGGTGGTGGCGGTCGGCTTTATCATTGGCGTGTTGCAGGATTCCTGCGAAACCGCATTGAACTCTTCTACCGAAGTTATCTTTACTGCCGCCGTTTGCCAGGCAGAAGATGCTCGTCTGGCGAAGGCCGATTTGTTACGCGGTTAA
- a CDS encoding TerC family protein, which produces MHTVGTPLLWGSFAVVVAIMLAIDLLVQGRRGSHTMSMKQAAVWSLVWVSLSLLFNLAFWWYLSGTAGREVADTQALAFLTGYLIEKALAVDNVFVWLMLFSYFAVPAALQRRVLVYGVLGAIILRTIMIFGGSWLITQFEWLLYVFGAFLLFTGVKMALAKEDDTGIGDKPLVRWLRGHMRMTDKIENERFFVRQNGLLYATPLLLVLILVELSDVIFAVDSIPAIFAVTTDPFIVLTSNLFAILGLRAMYFLLAGVAERFSMLKYGLSVILVFIGIKMLIVDFYHIPIAVSLGVVGGILAGTLIINAWVNHRNDRKKSAE; this is translated from the coding sequence ATGCATACTGTCGGTACCCCGCTGCTCTGGGGCAGCTTCGCCGTCGTGGTCGCCATCATGCTGGCGATCGATCTGCTGGTTCAGGGCCGCCGCGGCTCGCACACCATGTCAATGAAACAGGCGGCCGTCTGGTCGCTGGTCTGGGTTTCACTTTCCCTGCTGTTTAACCTTGCTTTCTGGTGGTATCTCAGCGGCACTGCCGGGCGTGAAGTCGCCGATACCCAGGCGCTAGCCTTCCTCACCGGTTATCTGATTGAAAAAGCACTGGCGGTCGATAACGTCTTCGTCTGGCTGATGTTGTTCAGCTACTTTGCCGTGCCTGCCGCGCTGCAGCGACGCGTGCTGGTTTACGGCGTGCTGGGCGCCATCATTCTCAGAACCATCATGATCTTCGGCGGCAGCTGGCTGATTACCCAGTTCGAATGGCTGCTGTATGTGTTCGGCGCTTTCCTGCTCTTCACCGGTGTGAAAATGGCGCTGGCAAAAGAGGACGATACCGGCATCGGCGATAAGCCACTGGTTCGCTGGCTGCGCGGCCACATGCGCATGACGGACAAAATTGAGAACGAGCGCTTCTTCGTGCGCCAGAACGGCCTGCTGTACGCCACGCCGCTGCTGCTGGTGCTGATTCTGGTCGAGCTAAGCGACGTAATTTTCGCGGTAGATAGCATTCCGGCAATCTTCGCGGTGACCACCGACCCGTTCATTGTGCTGACGTCGAATCTGTTCGCGATCCTCGGCCTGCGCGCCATGTACTTCCTGTTGGCGGGTGTGGCAGAGCGTTTCTCGATGCTGAAATATGGTCTGTCAGTGATCCTGGTGTTTATCGGTATCAAGATGCTGATCGTCGATTTCTACCATATTCCTATCGCCGTTTCGCTGGGCGTGGTGGGCGGTATCCTGGCAGGAACGCTGATTATCAACGCCTGGGTTAACCACCGTAACGATCGGAAGAAGTCGGCGGAGTAA
- a CDS encoding DeoR/GlpR family DNA-binding transcription regulator: MLLIDERRKLIFEELVTEGTVYVSKLAKQYDVTYETIRKDLTYLEQKGLLIKSHGGATLKQGAIENPFHVREKENISYKKAIAKKALELIPAGSSMIVGTGSSTLELANLLSLRSGFKIFTDSLPVASVLLQSDNQVFLFGGELRKKSSSVFGGWAVSMIQDVKVDICFLGTDGFSNLSGPSTPSSSDAFVDKTIIAHAEKKYILGDHTKFQRSSLFKICDWADITALITNPAADAEGVARVALQTSVLFSE, from the coding sequence ATGTTGCTGATTGATGAGAGGCGAAAGCTGATTTTTGAAGAGCTGGTTACCGAAGGCACCGTGTATGTCAGCAAGCTGGCAAAGCAATACGACGTGACCTACGAAACGATCCGCAAAGATCTCACTTATCTGGAGCAAAAAGGGCTGCTGATTAAAAGCCACGGCGGCGCCACGCTGAAGCAGGGCGCTATCGAAAACCCGTTCCACGTGCGTGAAAAAGAGAACATCAGCTACAAGAAAGCGATCGCTAAAAAAGCGCTGGAGCTGATTCCTGCGGGCAGCTCGATGATCGTGGGCACCGGCAGCAGCACGCTGGAACTGGCCAACCTGCTAAGCCTGAGATCGGGCTTTAAGATCTTCACCGATTCACTGCCCGTTGCCAGCGTACTGCTGCAGTCGGACAACCAGGTATTCCTGTTCGGCGGCGAGCTGCGTAAGAAAAGCTCGTCGGTATTTGGCGGCTGGGCGGTGTCGATGATTCAGGATGTGAAGGTCGACATATGCTTCCTCGGCACTGACGGCTTTAGCAATCTGAGCGGGCCTTCCACGCCCTCTTCGTCCGACGCCTTTGTGGATAAGACGATCATTGCCCATGCCGAAAAGAAATACATTCTCGGCGATCACACCAAGTTCCAGCGCAGCAGCCTGTTTAAGATCTGCGACTGGGCGGACATCACCGCGCTGATCACCAACCCGGCGGCCGATGCTGAAGGGGTTGCGCGCGTTGCATTACAGACTTCAGTACTGTTCAGCGAGTAA
- a CDS encoding RpiB/LacA/LacB family sugar-phosphate isomerase: MKTKIAIACDDIGFERKEAIKRYLEEEKQAEVVFDPVKTPQDGVNTFASLADEMAELIQKDACRLGIYICGTGIGFTCQANKHWGIRAVAVTNPYSAKRARLSNNAQIIGLGCRVNDLEYTKMIVDAWYDNAFDFASARENSKKNLLEAERSDNALLTRPSFVAWNMGFKPDTDNPGTR; encoded by the coding sequence ATGAAAACCAAAATTGCTATCGCTTGTGATGATATTGGCTTTGAACGTAAAGAGGCGATCAAGCGCTACCTGGAAGAGGAGAAGCAGGCCGAAGTGGTCTTTGATCCGGTGAAAACGCCGCAGGATGGGGTAAACACCTTCGCCTCTCTGGCGGATGAAATGGCTGAATTGATCCAGAAAGATGCCTGTCGGTTGGGAATTTACATTTGCGGCACCGGCATCGGCTTCACATGCCAGGCCAACAAACACTGGGGGATCCGTGCGGTGGCGGTGACCAACCCTTACTCAGCCAAACGGGCGCGGTTAAGCAACAATGCGCAAATCATCGGCCTGGGTTGCCGGGTTAACGATCTCGAATACACCAAAATGATCGTCGACGCCTGGTATGACAACGCGTTTGATTTTGCCTCCGCCCGTGAAAACTCAAAGAAAAACCTGCTGGAAGCCGAACGCAGCGATAACGCTTTACTGACCAGGCCGTCGTTTGTTGCCTGGAACATGGGCTTCAAACCCGATACTGACAACCCTGGGACACGCTAA
- a CDS encoding PTS galactitol transporter subunit IIC, translated as MEMITQFINDLGNFIFIPVIFLGLMALLGRPLSECISSAIKVGIGFIALTMTIKFMLEKMQPAVTGLAEATGSSLSAIDVGGAATAVMGFGSSMGAIIIPLCVAVNVIMLIARLTDCVNVDVFNLHQNASMGAIVAAYSGNFFYGVLTAALFHVWALIAADIGAKNNEQFFNLPKGVAISHPVANTYLLFAYPFNWVYDRIPGFRNLNVTAESIQKRFGVLGDPTIVGFIIGILLGFCGYGWESPYHTIIASLQLGMYLAAVMLLLPRMTSIMMEGLVPLSNVARKKLVKRFPNREITVGMDTALIVGHPSVIAPALLLIPVIVILAVILPGNRVMPLGDLSQFVFFIACMVPVFKGNIIRTWVTSIFLFGGGLYIASWMAPATNEVFQKFGTNPDASVMYTSLNPSANPFTGLFAAMSHVGIVGYALVGVLLISVGYLLKQKSRRQLQAGAE; from the coding sequence ATGGAAATGATAACGCAATTTATCAATGATTTAGGGAACTTCATTTTTATCCCGGTGATTTTCCTCGGGCTAATGGCGCTGCTCGGGCGCCCGCTGTCGGAATGTATTTCATCGGCGATCAAGGTCGGGATCGGTTTTATCGCCCTGACCATGACCATCAAATTTATGCTGGAGAAGATGCAGCCTGCGGTCACGGGCCTGGCTGAGGCCACCGGCTCATCGCTCAGCGCCATTGACGTGGGCGGGGCCGCCACCGCAGTGATGGGCTTCGGCTCCAGCATGGGGGCGATCATTATTCCACTTTGCGTGGCGGTCAACGTCATCATGCTGATTGCCCGCCTGACCGACTGCGTCAACGTGGATGTTTTCAACCTGCACCAAAATGCCTCAATGGGCGCGATTGTTGCGGCTTACTCCGGCAACTTCTTCTACGGCGTACTAACTGCCGCGCTGTTCCACGTTTGGGCGCTGATCGCCGCGGATATCGGCGCGAAGAATAACGAACAGTTCTTTAATCTGCCAAAAGGCGTGGCGATTTCACACCCGGTGGCAAACACCTACCTGCTGTTCGCTTATCCCTTTAACTGGGTTTACGACCGTATTCCCGGCTTCCGTAACCTGAATGTGACCGCCGAATCCATCCAGAAGCGCTTTGGCGTGCTGGGCGACCCAACGATTGTCGGCTTTATTATTGGCATTCTGTTGGGCTTCTGCGGCTACGGCTGGGAAAGCCCGTATCACACCATCATCGCCAGCCTGCAGCTGGGGATGTACCTGGCCGCCGTGATGCTGCTGCTGCCGCGCATGACCTCCATCATGATGGAAGGGCTGGTTCCGCTCTCCAACGTTGCGCGTAAAAAACTGGTCAAACGCTTCCCGAATCGCGAAATCACGGTGGGCATGGATACGGCGCTTATCGTCGGTCATCCTTCGGTTATCGCCCCGGCGCTGCTGCTGATCCCGGTGATTGTCATTCTGGCAGTGATCCTGCCTGGCAACCGCGTGATGCCGCTTGGCGACCTGTCGCAGTTTGTGTTTTTCATCGCCTGCATGGTGCCGGTATTTAAAGGCAACATTATCCGCACCTGGGTGACTTCCATCTTCCTGTTTGGTGGCGGCCTGTACATTGCGTCCTGGATGGCGCCGGCGACCAACGAAGTGTTCCAGAAATTCGGCACCAACCCGGATGCCAGCGTGATGTACACCTCCCTGAACCCGTCAGCGAACCCGTTCACTGGCCTGTTCGCTGCCATGAGCCACGTCGGCATCGTCGGTTACGCGCTGGTTGGCGTGCTGTTGATTTCGGTGGGCTATTTGCTGAAACAGAAATCCCGTCGCCAGCTTCAGGCGGGCGCAGAATAA
- a CDS encoding PTS sugar transporter subunit IIB — protein MKKILVVCGNGIASSSIMVSILQDFLKEERMDAQVDKSSLMACTADTFNSYDLVVSSTKLDNPEITTRVIVGAGLLTGLGEDEIFAAVKEELEKQDA, from the coding sequence ATGAAAAAGATCCTCGTTGTTTGCGGGAACGGTATTGCCTCTTCGTCCATCATGGTTTCCATCCTTCAGGACTTCCTGAAAGAGGAACGCATGGACGCGCAGGTGGATAAATCCTCCCTGATGGCCTGTACAGCCGACACGTTTAACAGCTACGACCTGGTGGTTTCCTCCACCAAGCTGGATAACCCGGAAATCACTACCCGCGTCATTGTGGGGGCCGGGCTGCTCACGGGCCTTGGCGAAGATGAAATTTTCGCGGCAGTAAAAGAAGAGCTGGAAAAACAGGACGCATGA
- a CDS encoding PTS sugar transporter subunit IIA gives MKFEILVNDVGQEIATWEQAITFAGNQLLERGYIQPEYIAACLTREKSYPTGLMMANGEGLAIPHADYQLVNTNSISIVRFAKPVAFGQMEDADLTVECGALFNLAFATSDQHMAILRRLFTLFQEVEFVSRCRTLDEQATVVFIKQQLNIE, from the coding sequence ATGAAGTTTGAAATTCTGGTCAATGACGTTGGGCAGGAGATTGCCACCTGGGAACAGGCGATTACCTTTGCTGGAAACCAACTGCTCGAGCGCGGGTACATTCAGCCGGAGTACATCGCCGCCTGCCTGACCCGCGAAAAAAGCTACCCAACCGGGCTGATGATGGCTAATGGCGAAGGGCTCGCTATCCCCCATGCGGATTACCAACTGGTCAATACCAACAGCATTAGCATCGTGCGGTTTGCAAAACCCGTCGCGTTTGGTCAGATGGAAGATGCGGATCTCACGGTGGAGTGCGGCGCGCTGTTTAACCTCGCTTTCGCGACCAGCGATCAGCATATGGCTATTCTGCGCAGGCTGTTTACGCTGTTCCAGGAAGTGGAGTTTGTCAGCCGCTGCCGAACGCTTGACGAGCAGGCGACCGTCGTTTTTATTAAGCAGCAGCTCAACATCGAGTAA
- the hxlB gene encoding 6-phospho-3-hexuloisomerase, translating into MTNLAKIVKEITALQQAIDETQLQALVAEIKPASHIFLAGAGRSGLMINAFANRLMHLGFSVSVIGEISSPHSKPGDLMIVGSGSGETQRLVNQAKIARQNQVRLALITCSAGSTLEQLADCVVTLPAGAGSEQPMGTLFEQASLLVYDSIVLTLMNDLGESGLGMKRRHADIE; encoded by the coding sequence ATGACTAATCTTGCAAAGATAGTGAAGGAAATTACCGCGCTGCAGCAGGCGATTGACGAAACGCAACTCCAGGCGCTGGTGGCGGAGATCAAACCGGCGAGCCACATTTTTCTTGCGGGAGCAGGGCGTTCGGGGCTGATGATCAATGCCTTTGCCAATCGGCTGATGCATCTGGGTTTTTCGGTCAGCGTTATCGGCGAAATCAGTTCCCCGCACTCGAAACCGGGTGATCTGATGATCGTTGGCTCAGGCTCGGGCGAGACGCAGCGTCTGGTCAATCAGGCGAAGATCGCGCGGCAGAACCAGGTTCGGCTGGCGCTGATCACCTGCAGCGCGGGTTCTACGCTTGAGCAGCTTGCAGATTGTGTTGTCACGCTTCCTGCCGGGGCGGGATCTGAGCAGCCGATGGGCACGCTGTTTGAACAGGCTTCGCTGCTGGTTTATGACAGCATAGTGCTGACTTTGATGAACGATCTGGGGGAAAGTGGGCTAGGCATGAAGCGGCGCCACGCTGATATTGAGTAA
- a CDS encoding Gfo/Idh/MocA family protein, with protein sequence MIRFAVIGTNWITRQFVDAAHESGKYKLTAVYSRSLEQAQSFANDYPVEHLFTSLDELAKSDVIDAVYIASPNSLHGPQSLLFLSHKKHVICEKPLASNLAEVEAAIACARENQVVLFEAFKTASLPNFIALQQALSKVGKIRKVLLNYCQYSSRYQRYLDGENPNTFNPAFSNGSIMDIGFYVLASAAALWGEPHSVHATASLLDSGVDAHGTVQLNYGDFDVTLLHSKVSDSTIPSEIQGEAGSLVIEKISECQRVTFIPRGGKPQDLSLPQHINTMLYEAETFARLVEENEVNHAGLVTSRITSALATEIRRQTGVKFPADDVGQQATA encoded by the coding sequence ATGATACGTTTCGCTGTGATTGGAACCAACTGGATCACCCGCCAGTTCGTGGATGCCGCCCATGAGAGCGGCAAATATAAGCTGACTGCGGTGTATTCCCGCAGCCTCGAACAGGCGCAAAGCTTCGCCAACGATTATCCGGTGGAACATCTGTTTACTTCGCTGGATGAGCTGGCGAAGAGCGATGTTATCGACGCGGTGTATATCGCCAGCCCGAACTCGCTGCACGGCCCGCAGAGTCTGCTGTTCCTGAGCCACAAAAAGCACGTTATTTGCGAGAAGCCGCTGGCGTCTAATCTGGCCGAAGTTGAAGCCGCCATCGCCTGCGCCCGCGAAAATCAGGTGGTGCTGTTCGAGGCGTTTAAAACCGCCAGCCTGCCGAACTTTATTGCCCTGCAGCAGGCGCTGTCGAAGGTGGGCAAAATTCGCAAGGTGCTGCTCAACTACTGCCAGTACTCTTCCCGCTACCAGCGTTACCTGGACGGTGAAAACCCGAACACCTTTAATCCGGCGTTTTCTAACGGCTCGATCATGGACATCGGTTTCTACGTGCTGGCTTCAGCGGCGGCCTTGTGGGGCGAGCCGCATTCGGTTCATGCCACGGCTTCCCTGCTGGACAGCGGCGTAGACGCGCACGGCACCGTGCAGCTGAACTACGGCGATTTTGACGTGACCCTGCTGCATTCCAAAGTGAGCGACTCGACGATCCCAAGCGAAATTCAGGGTGAAGCCGGATCGCTGGTGATCGAAAAAATCTCTGAATGCCAGCGGGTGACGTTTATCCCACGCGGCGGCAAACCGCAGGATCTGAGTCTGCCGCAGCATATCAATACCATGCTGTACGAAGCGGAGACGTTCGCGCGCCTGGTGGAAGAGAATGAGGTTAATCACGCCGGGCTGGTGACATCGCGCATCACCTCAGCGCTGGCGACTGAGATCCGCCGCCAGACCGGGGTGAAGTTCCCGGCGGACGACGTGGGCCAGCAGGCCACGGCATAA
- a CDS encoding M48 family metallopeptidase yields the protein MSELIYLSGYPEHLLSQVRTLISEQRLGAVLEKRYPQGHNIATDKALYAYTQELKNQFLRNAPPINKVAYDNKIHVLNNALGLHTAISRVQGNKLKAKAEIRVATVFRTAPEAFLRMIVVHELAHLKEKDHNKAFYSLCCHMEPQYHQLEFDTRLWLTQLALSGAA from the coding sequence ATGAGCGAACTGATTTATTTAAGCGGCTATCCGGAGCATTTGCTCTCGCAGGTGCGCACCCTGATTAGCGAGCAGCGCCTGGGCGCGGTGCTGGAAAAACGCTACCCGCAGGGGCACAACATCGCGACCGATAAAGCGCTTTATGCTTACACTCAGGAGTTGAAAAACCAGTTTCTGCGCAATGCGCCCCCGATAAATAAAGTCGCTTATGACAATAAGATCCACGTGCTGAATAACGCGCTGGGGCTGCATACCGCGATTTCTCGCGTGCAGGGCAACAAATTAAAAGCTAAGGCGGAGATTCGCGTGGCGACCGTGTTTCGCACCGCCCCAGAAGCTTTTTTACGCATGATTGTGGTTCACGAGCTGGCGCATCTTAAGGAGAAGGATCACAACAAAGCGTTTTACTCCTTGTGCTGTCATATGGAACCGCAGTATCACCAGTTAGAATTCGATACACGACTTTGGCTTACCCAGCTGGCGCTTAGCGGCGCGGCTTGA
- the rlmG gene encoding 23S rRNA (guanine(1835)-N(2))-methyltransferase RlmG — MSQLDNGFRSLTLKRFPETDDVNPLQAWEAADDYLLQQVDELEPVGPVLVFNDTFGALACVLAEHKPYSIGDSYLSELATRENLRENEIPENSVTFLDSTAAYPQAPGLVLIKIPKTLALLEQQLRALRKVVTPETRIIAGAKARDIHNSTLELFEKILGPTTTTLAWKKARLINPTFTKPDLADVPETLSWKLEGTDWTIHNHANVFSRTGLDIGARFFLESLPSDLEGEIVDLGCGNGVIGLTLLEKNPLAQVVFVDESPMAVASARLNVETNLPGDIDRCEFMINNALSGVEPFRFNAVLCNPPFHQQHALTDQIAWEMFHHARRCLKINGELYIVANRHLDYFRKLKKIFGNCTTVATNNKFVVLKAVKLGRRR, encoded by the coding sequence ATGAGCCAATTAGACAACGGTTTTCGTTCACTGACGCTGAAGCGTTTTCCGGAAACGGACGACGTAAACCCGCTGCAGGCGTGGGAAGCGGCAGATGACTACCTGTTGCAGCAGGTAGACGAACTTGAGCCAGTCGGCCCCGTTCTTGTTTTTAACGATACCTTCGGCGCGCTGGCCTGCGTGCTGGCCGAACACAAGCCTTACAGCATTGGCGACTCGTACTTAAGCGAGCTGGCCACGCGGGAAAACCTGCGCGAGAACGAAATCCCGGAAAACAGCGTCACCTTCCTCGACAGCACCGCGGCTTACCCGCAGGCGCCGGGGCTGGTGCTGATTAAAATTCCTAAAACGCTGGCCCTGCTTGAGCAGCAACTGCGTGCGCTGCGCAAAGTCGTGACGCCGGAAACCCGCATCATTGCGGGCGCGAAAGCGCGGGATATTCACAACTCGACGCTGGAGCTGTTTGAAAAGATTTTAGGGCCAACCACCACCACGCTGGCGTGGAAAAAAGCGCGTCTGATTAACCCGACCTTCACCAAACCAGATCTGGCAGATGTGCCGGAAACACTGAGCTGGAAGCTGGAAGGCACCGACTGGACGATTCATAACCACGCCAACGTCTTCTCCCGCACCGGGCTGGATATCGGCGCGCGTTTCTTCCTCGAAAGTCTGCCGTCGGATCTGGAAGGCGAGATCGTCGATCTGGGCTGCGGTAACGGCGTGATTGGCCTGACGCTGCTGGAGAAAAACCCGCTGGCGCAGGTGGTGTTTGTGGATGAATCGCCGATGGCGGTGGCTTCCGCGCGCCTGAACGTTGAAACCAACCTGCCGGGCGACATCGACCGCTGTGAGTTTATGATTAACAACGCGCTGTCCGGCGTGGAGCCTTTCCGCTTTAACGCCGTACTGTGCAACCCGCCGTTCCACCAGCAGCATGCCCTGACGGACCAGATCGCGTGGGAGATGTTCCACCACGCTCGCCGCTGCCTGAAAATCAACGGCGAGCTGTACATTGTGGCCAACCGCCACCTCGACTACTTCCGCAAGCTGAAGAAGATCTTCGGTAACTGCACCACGGTGGCAACGAACAACAAGTTTGTGGTGCTGAAAGCCGTGAAGTTAGGTCGTCGCCGCTAA